The Rissa tridactyla isolate bRisTri1 chromosome 1, bRisTri1.patW.cur.20221130, whole genome shotgun sequence DNA segment tcaaaatggagaaaaagcacAAATCGCCTTGCAAATCCAAATGAAAATTGGAGTTTATGTATGCTCTAGCATatcgggggttttttttatcacagTTGCATTTGAAACCTTCATGACTACGTGCATGCGTTCTATGAATGTTTCAGAAGGGCAGTTGCTAAGTTGAATGATTCTTGACAAGTGAGGCAGCAAATGCTGGCAGTTTAATGAGCTGCAAGTTTCTGAGCACCTCTTTAGGGGGCTGACACTTTCCCACAGAGCGTTTTACATGGCCCCGGCTCTCCCACAATGCCTGACAGCACCATGACCAATCACCACTTTCACTTTACTCATCCACACGCGACCTCACCACAATTTTTCACTGTGCAGATGAACTTTAGGAACCATTTCACATTGAAAAGGCCTGGGCAAGGGTCAGTTGCCCTTTTGTATGTCCATAAAGCAATACTCTATGTGCCAGTCTTTTCTCCTGTCTCACATTCCAAGAGATTTTCTGGACACCATTTAAAGCActtgactgaaaaataaagcagtgaatgAAACTGACTTTTATAGACTCATTCTAGCTCATCTTCCCATATAACCCTGTCTACCTGAAAAGGGATTTAGTGGATGAGCTGAGTGTATACAGGGACTTGCTGAATACATAGGCCCATTATCAACTGTGGGGATTGTTTATTAACCAGGACTGATACACTACTATTTTGGAAGTGACCTATTAATTGTCCATTTAACTAGAATGTATtgaattcaaatgaaaaaatggAAACCATGACTAAAGCTTTTACTTGCTCCTTCAAGGTGGTCTCTGCCATGAAGGCAAATGAAGATTGTTCCACAGATTAAGAGGACATTTATCACTATATATTAGGGTACAaaggaaagacttaaaaaaacaaaaaaaaaaccaaagcaaaacaaaaatcaaaccagcAACAGAGGAAATAGTTGGTAACAGATTCACGTTTATGTCAGCAGAGCACTAAACCTTTTCATGCATGTTCAGACCGACAGGCTGCAAGCTGACTTATTTCATTTTGATGGAATTGTTGTAATGTACAAATGACTGCCTATCCCACTGTACTGAAAAATCCTTTAATCCACAAACTGAAATTTGGTTTTTGTGTGAGCAGTCGGAATGCACTTTGGAGTATGGggtattcttaaaaaaattctcTAGGCTAGTCAGTTGGGGTTGACTATTCATTATCCCAAACATGAGTTGCAAATTTGTTGACCCAGTGGCTGTTTGCTGATGCTTGTGAGCATTCTGCACATCATTAAATTTTGTTTAGTTAGACCTTTAAAATCAGTCACATACTGTGCCTTAGAGTGTGTAGATTCTTCCCTATTAAATTAGTCTAATACAGGTGTTAAGCTGTACCCTACATACTGCCTGCACGGGAATTAATTGGCGCCTCGGGGCTCTGGCAGGAGGTTGTTTCTTTGCTGATTGACTGTTAACAACTAGCCAGGCAAGACAAATTTTAAGGGGTCACATAATCTGGCGTTCTCTGTCCTTGGCTGACAACTCCATTGTGGCATGAAGGCGGGCAGGCGAGGACCAGCCCTGTTACGCCTCTTCCCTCGCTGGTGTCTCTTGTCCCGCGGCGGGGATGAGGGGATGCACCAGCTCCTCCGCTATCAGACTGTACCTTCTAGTAAACTTGAGAATGGCAGATCAGAGACTACGTGGAGGCTACCTGGAAAAAGGTACCTAAATTCACCAAATTCGAgcaagaaggagagaaaacatgCTTGAGAAAGAAAGGCCAGTGTTTGCCCCCAGCTTCATGGGCAGGATGGGAGCTTGGGGTGGGGGTCGTGAGGGTGTGATGCACTCCTCAGAGAAATATGAACCTAGCTTGCCCTTTGCAGAAACCTTCATCGTGACATTTTGACTTTTGTTCTGCAGAtagtttattttggtttggatGGAGTCTGACTGTGTCTCACTGTGTCATAAATATCAGGACAGTAACCAGTAGGTTATGATTTTTGTATCTGATctcaaatataattttgaaaattgaAATACATCTATATAAATTTAGACTGCTTTATATTGCAACATTTTAAATCATAATAATTACTTTTTGCCACAGGCTGTCATGGGGTACAAATGTAAAGGTGGCTTCTAAAGGTGTAGAAAAATTGAAGAAAGTCATGCCTAGCAGAATGCAGTCGTCCCTAAATCAGTTGTGTTTGACAGTGGCAGTGTATTTTAGGGAAGGATCATTGTATACTTGCTGAACTTCTAATGTTCTTCCTCTACTGGTCACAGCTGCAGGCAGGATACAGGGGTAATGGATGTAGTATGAAACCAGTCACACATACCCGACAACTTTAGTCAACTTTGCAAGACATACAGATATACATTTCAATTTCTCAACATTATACATAGACAGTTCTACAATATCCTCAGTGTACATGTGTTTGTTTCTCAGTGGCTGTTTAAAGATACACATACCCATGcgtatatatgtataatatacagAAGTTGAAGTGCGATGTAGCCCCAAGGAACAGTTTGTGAAAGCTGCACCTGGATGTAATTAGTATTTTCAAGGCCATTATATCCACTGAGCAAATGTGTTTAATCCCCCCTACCCCATTACAGCTGACTAGAATAGATAGACTTTTTCACAAAAAAGTGCAGTCTTTTAGACAATCTGCTTTACATGGGGAATTTGCCATTGGCTTTGGTATGTAAATGATCAGATCCTTGACAGAAATTGAACAGCGGCACACCTTTGCACCTGCTGTAACTATAAACCAGGACGGCAATCTTGGCCCATGTACGTGGGAAGGTGGACAACAGGACAACAGCTTGCACCTTTACAGTCTGAATTGAGTGGGAAATGAACTAAAGCCACATTCCTTGCTACCCTCCTACAGGAAAACCATTGGTGTCGGTGGCTATATAGCCATGGCACAGGTTCCTGAGTCAAAGTGCAGCTCTTTCGTGGCCTGCTTGCAACTGCCCCTTGCAATTGTCACATGCCATCCTTGGTGACAGGCCCTATTCAACTGGCCTCTGGTTCTGCTCCCTGGGAGAGCGTCTGGGGAAGCTGGGAGTGTTGGAGGTGTCCCCAGGCCTCACTAGGGACTGCTCCCCATACCCCACATCCTTCTAGGGAAGAGGGAGCAAGGAAAAGCACTATGGCTTTAGGCTTTATTGGGTGTGAGGAAAGCGAGAGATTTATCTGGATTTGgggtttctgtgctgtttgtgagGCCAATGAAGGGACAGTGTGAACACTTTACTTCTCCACTGCAGCTCTGTCCCCTGACTTTGAGGCTGTTTTCCAGGGTAGGGTTCCCTGTAGGCATGGATCAAGGGGATGTGATTGGATTCATTGAAAACTGCCCTCCCAGGACTTGCTATGAGATGTCAAAGGATTAGAAACCAGGCTGAAAGGAGTAAGTTCAAGTACTCCCCAAATCCCGTAATAAAGAAATTGCTGCGGTTTCTAGAATAAGTGAGTGAATGGCCAGGGATTTTCTGAGAAATAGTTCACTCTGAAAGCCTTTCATTAgtaaacaaaactaaagaaaGCCTATTTAGTTTCTTTGAAGCAGTATTACAGACCACTTTTATCTGGTTCTACGTTTCacacaaggagaaaataaactcCTAGGAAAACTTACTGCAGTTTACTCAGTGATGGTAACATGCAAAGGAAAAGTGGAGAAGTTTCTGCTTGACTGTATTTGAATTTTACAGTAGCATGGGCCCTGTGTTACTGTTCCTCTATGAACTCATCTGATTTACTTATTATCATGTCAAGGGGAGACTTTTGACCACTGACAACACCTCTAGATCCAAGTGAGGATTTAATCCTTAATGAACATGACTGAAGCATTACGACACACTTATAACACCAACAAATCAAAAGTGGGACAGTAGTCTGCTAGCATATAATGAACAGCGCTTAATATTTCTCTGATATGTGTTAGATATTATGTGAAACTCTCATCCATTTCCACTAGGAGAGGAAAGTGTCCTGCCTCTTCTGACCCAGGAGTCTAACTCCAAAGCCCGGAGAGGTATATTAAGAAGAGCTGTCTTTTCCGAAGACCAGAGGAAAGCTTTGGAGAAAATGTTTCAGAAGCAGAAGTATATCAGTAAAACAGACAGGAAGAAACTGGCCATTAGCCTGGGTCTAAAGGAGTCTCAGGTAAGGAGTGGCAGACCATCTGTGACTTTCtgtctttttgaggaaaaatctttaaaatggctTTGAAGGAGGAAAATCGAACAGCACAGGGGCAGCCTTGAGCTCCTTCACTGAGCAAAGACCACAGTAAATCAGTGGCAGTTTTAACCAAGGAATGCTTAAACAGGTTCCTAGTTTATTTTCTGAAGGTGTACATTCAAAATTTGATCACTTTATTTTTGCACAAAGTGGGACAAACTTCACCTCTGCGTTTCATTTCCAACTCCCATTTTGCTGTCTGACAGAGCCCCCTCAGGAGCTTTGGGGTGGGGAACTGTGCTCCATCCCACTGCCTGATAAGCAGTGATCCAGAGCATAGAGTCCTCCTGCATTCCTCTGAGCACCCTTTGCACTCACAGGTGAACAGCTAGTGACAATGCAATCAACAGCACTTGCTCTGAAACCATTCTGTCCCAAGGGACAGGCAACCATCCCTACAGAAAGAAACTTAGCTGCACAAGGAAAGAGATCCTCGGAGCTGGGAGAAACTGTAGAAGGAAAAATTTTGCAGGGTGACCTTCTAAAATGCTCCCACTTTACTTGCTAATTCACATTTTGTGTGATTTTTCACGTGGGTCTGAGTTGGCTTACTGCAGGACTTCAGAGTTTAGCTGAGGGTCTGATACCTCCAGTGAGCTGTTCTCACTCAACGAGTACATTAATGGTGGTGCTGAGTGTCAGTAGCCCAATCTGGAATCTCAGGGGCCTGACCTAGCTGCAgataaaaccaaaggaaaagtGCCTGGCCTGAAGAGCAGAAAACCGGAAAGAAACTGGAAAGGGTGTTTGTGAGGGCATGTAACAACAGAAAATGAACATGGTAGCTGCTGGCAGGTGGGATTCTGAAGGTGCTGGAGTAGATGCAGAGCTCTAGAGTACAGCTGAAAGAGAGCAGAAGTACAATTTTATTTCTGCACGCAACAGGAGTGAAAGTGTTTAAGATGTGTATGGCAGAAGCTGTCTGGGGGGCAGAAAAGCCTGGGAATGGCAATGGGAGCTTTCATCATCTTTATTTTGGAGATTTTCAGAACTTGACAAGGCCCTCAACGACTTGATCTAACTTTGCAGTTGGCTTCACTTTGTGGAGGAGGTTAGATCTTCTGGTCTGTGGTGGTTCCTCGCAACCTGAATGATTCTTGACTCCATCGCAAGCACTACAACTATAGACAAAAAGAAGCTCAGTGTGATGAGCAGAGCTGTAATCTCTGCAGGATGAACTATTTCAATCAAAATGTGCACTTGCACTCACCAGTGTGCTACCTAAAAATTTCCCAATATGTAGTCAAATTCCTAATACTACAgttgtttccttgtgtttttcttctgttcttgttATTCAAGAGAGCCCAGGGgagtaaaaaataatgaaatgacacACAGATAGCAACTACCACTACATGAAAATAATGTCATGATAAAGCAGATgatatgtctctctctctctcttttttttttttttccctgaaagggaGAGCAGTTCCTGTGAAGGTTACTTCAATTTTCTGACCAGTTGTACTGGAGGAACAGTACCTGCCATCTAAGGCAACGATTGTCAGACCTTTGAAAGCATAGTCCCTTTGTCTCCGTATCAAATATCTAAATACCagaacaaaatgcaaatatttactgGAAAACAGAACATAATCTGAATAATTTGAGTGATTCTGCCCCCCGCATTTCTTCTTCTTATGTAAAACCAGTTCCTAGATGTATATTTCCACAAACTTTTCCCAGCATTTCATAAATGCCATTGAACGCTTGTGATCAAGCTTTGCAATTCAAAGTTTTTGAAAATGGATTTCGTCTCAAAAGCACATGGATTGTAGGCTGGAAACTCCTGGAAAACTGTCGGCAGGCAGACAAGATGTCTTTAAGTCCTCACTGCTTTGTCATATGTCATCACATACATTTTGAAGCTATAAGGCTAGGCTGTTTTTAGCTATGCTTGTGAAAGGGTCAGTCATAGTTCTTAGAGCcccttttaaataaaaggcttCACATTGCCAGTAATATGAATTAGTTTTGTTAATGACGATGCTAATTTACTCTGAGAATCCTTTTCTGTCTAAAAGCATGTTGCTGTAGGAAATTGCTCTATCCCTAGCCACTGGCCTGTCTTTTTTACAGTCTAAGCTAAAAAATCACCTGTTTGAGGTGGTGAAAGTCATGGAGAGTATTTGACCCAGCTGTAGTAAATAGTGATGGGAAAACCCTCAGCGAATGTCAGTCAGTCAGCTTCACTGGATCTACTATGACATTGAATAAAGAAGGAACATGAAACTAAggggatggaaaataaaaaaaaacaacaccttgTTAGGGCAAAgttgtttaaagaaaagaatgataATAAACTCTCGTTAACTTGCAAACAGGTGAAAATTTGGTTTCAGAATCGAAGGATGAAATGGCGaaactccaaagaaaaagaagtgctttCAAACAGGTGCCTCCAAGAAGAAGGTCTTCAGGAGAACTACCTCTCACGATCCACCATGAATTTTACCTCCCCGTGCCCATCTGTGTGGGAAGTGTCTCAGGAGCAGGCAAGTCCAAGGTGGAGGGAGAATTCTCCAGGAAATTCTGAAAGACTGACCAGTACACAACCACCTCCAAGAGCAAATTCATCGCAGAGCCCGCTGTATTTGTATCCTGACCAAGACACTGCAAATAAGGCAGTTACATCATCAGCCTAAGGAAATAGGGGCAGTTTGTAAATTGAGTGGAGAGCACAGGCTTCAAATGAGCAGTCTTCTAAGACTAACAATATTTGGACGTTGTAAAGCTAACTAGTTTATGCCTCATAAATTTGCTAAAGTCTAACACCATTAAAATGACAAACAACTAATGATTTAAGAAGTATTCTTCAATACTCAGTCTTGTCTTGTGTCTTTTCCAGTCTTGTACTGACCTTAAAATGAAATAGGAACTGAGGGTAAGTAAAATGAAGCGAAGAACATGAAGCTGAATTTGTGCTCTGATTTATACATCTGCACTGTATACGATATTCATTAAAAACATACTGATAGAGAATCACTTCTATCTCTCATTGCAGTCAGACCAATTAATTTCTCTTGTGCACAAAGTAAGAATAACCCTATTTCCCTCAAGACCGTAAGTTACTTTGGGTTCTTTTTGAGATCCATTGAATGACACAATAGGTTCATATCAGACAAATGTAAGGATTTTTAGTGTTTCCTCCATCTGTCCTCATCTATCACTATTCAGTTAGTTTTAAATAGCATGGTCACAGGTCAGATGATAACCCTAGTAAAGTATTCAATACTAAAAGACAACTGACCAATCCTATAAAATATTCCGTCTTTAAATCACTTGGATTTGAATGCGTGCTGGGAAGCACAGTTTGCTAGCTCCTATCTTTTCTCCTGTGGATGAACCTTCTGGCATTCTTAACTATGAATTTCAGTGGCATTTGTCAGACTGTTAGTGCAATCTCTTGTAATCTCTTCTCTGTTTCAAAACTGTAATGGTGTTACGCAGAATTGTAGCCCAAATGCTCTAAGCAACAGAACTATAATTGGAAAAACTGCCACTACAGCCATCTCGGAGAAGTACTTAAGGAGATGGCACACCATATTGCCTTATTCCTGACTTATTCCCATTTAAACTGGTGCCAATAAGTACGCATTAGCATATATCTGTATCAAAGACAGGACAGTATATTCTGTATAATACAAGTAGCctgaaataatattattaaaactgctttacttaaaataatttgcttgctTCATCCACTTTAAGGAAATCACTCTATGAATTTAAgtataattttttgtttatttgcaagTCTTTATGGCTCAAAATGggagcagaactttttttttctttatcatatatttataaatgcatttgttgagaagaaagactgaaggTATTTTATGTTACAGGCAAAACCTTTAGGACAACATTATGGTTTTTTAGGGACTATTTAATTTCTGGCTGATTCATATATTTTGTAGCCAAAAGAGATGGTTATTATAATCTAGTCTGGCTTTTGTCATCACACATGCTGTGAATGTTTCTAATTATTCTTGCCTTGAGCTCCAAAGCTTTTTGAACTGTATCGTACATCTTTCAAAAAGCCATAAAATTGTTATTTAACATTTTACCTTTTGGTGGATGATCTACTATTCCCCTTGTTAGGTTGTATTATCTGGCAGGTGAAGTTTAGATACATTTGCAGCTAAATAACTTGAGATTGCAGTGACGAAGCTTGTATCATAAACTTTATGCGTGATTAGGCTAGTTTTGTATCCCACCTTGTGCATGTCTTGCCTTCTAAGTGGTTAACTGTGCAGTCCTAGTCCTGCACTATATGTCATTCTTTGCATGTGATTTCCTatgcttgttttaaagaaaaaagaaattacagaaaaattaagaggTCATCTCCTCCTGTGGTTGCAAACCCTCATTAGTGTAAGCTGCCTAGATACCTACCCTCAGAAGGCACTTGCAGACATTTAGTATGCCATGTGTATATGCTATTCGGTAACATGAGAAGTTTAGTCCTGTCCTGCAATTGAAGTCTGAGAACTAACTCATATTCTGCCTGAAAGCTTTAGGGATAAACAGACAGATTGCAAACACATGGGGATGAATTTACTGTCCAATTGTCCTGTTGAAGTTGTAGTCCTGCCCTGCTTGACTAACTCCTACTTGAAGGACCAGCAAGTGTTGGTGGCCCAGATTCTTCTGAAATGGCATTTGCTTGTGTCTGCTTACAGTGAAGGGCATGCAGGTATTTCCAAATTACCATCAAATGATCAAGTGGAGGTACGTGTGTGTGTGGGTATTCATCAGTGCTTCCCATTTTGGAGGAAATCAGTGTATGGTGGGGGTGATTGGGATTTTCCCATCTCACCTTTCAGGGAAAGGGAGTCTTGACAGCTGTTCGTAGTCTTTTACTGCAAATCCATCGAGCATCAGTATTAGAAGCAGCATTTctggagaggggagatggaaTTCAGTGTGTTCCTTGGGAAATTCTTTCAGTTGATGGTGTTGCAAGCACCAAATGGGAACCGCTGTCAAAACTCTAAGCCCATGTGCTAAACAGAGTACATCTGAAGGATGTCTCACTGAGGCAAAGATCAAGCAAGGCTCATGCAGAATTGGTTTCACAGTTATAATGTTATACGTGTTTTAAATTGAGCAAGTTCTGGTTTCACTGTAGCCTATTAAAATTTACACCATTTCACGACC contains these protein-coding regions:
- the DBX2 gene encoding homeobox protein DBX2, with the protein product MLPSALYWDLVGSSALLNLPAAPGFGNLGKSFLIENLLRAGAPPSPAQLRPLPASPVPLKLCPAAEQISPSGGPYPTRWAFQVLNPAAADSGRLPARAPAAERGGVFPPAATALSKHFFLRAPPFYSACCGGSCQHPASPTAFPREESVLPLLTQESNSKARRGILRRAVFSEDQRKALEKMFQKQKYISKTDRKKLAISLGLKESQVKIWFQNRRMKWRNSKEKEVLSNRCLQEEGLQENYLSRSTMNFTSPCPSVWEVSQEQASPRWRENSPGNSERLTSTQPPPRANSSQSPLYLYPDQDTANKAVTSSA